CCTTCGTCGCCACCGgcctggtgccgccgtttttgGTGTTTTTTCTGCAGTGCTGGACAACTTCGGCGTCCGActggcccacctgagtccaAACTCAGTGGTCATCCTGGTGGTCTTcacccacctctgcgagatgttcgtgggggtgccaccgtcggtcGCGCTCTTTCggcatttcttcatccttcgagcggccgggaagaagaaggggtcggacgatgtggaggtcgtgggctgctgcaacttccgcctTAGGGAGAGATCGGCAACACCTACATCCTgtaggtgctgcgcagcaagtgggacgactggtgCCGGGACTGGGTCTATGTCGATGTCAGTCCCCACGATCGCCTCACGCTGCCCAACAAACCGGTCTGGGAAGCCGCCCCCGCGGAGGATGCTCGCCTGCGCCCGGTGCTAAATCGCATTGAAGACCTGCGCCGGGCGGGGCTTACCTCACTCATGGTGGTCaccgacttcctgcgccgtcggctggcccCCTTGAGGGAACGCGCCCGCTTCGCCTGGATGTATACCGGGCCTCGTGACTTGACGAGGACCTGCGTAGGCGAGGATGAGGACCTCAACGAGGGGGCCCTGGTGACGCTGCTTAAGGTGGTGACCAGCGTTGACGACCTTGCTCGGGCGGTCCTGCCACACGAGGACCTAGCGCTCTGCGTAGACCCGGCCTGGGCGGCTTTGCAAAAGTCAATGCTGAcctttgacgcccaggggccgGTTGACCGCCTGGGGCGCCGAGACCCCGGGACTCTGCACATCCCCGGGGCGAATGACAATGGAGGGCGGGGCACCGCCGCCGAGTCAGggcgacaaggggaagcgtccccgggTGTTTATCCCCTAACCGTCCTCGTCCTCTTCATAACTGTTACCTCCGCGATCCCTGCACCGAGGACCATGGCCGACGGCAGGTGGCGCGACGACTGGCGGTCGAGCCGGCCAGTCTTCGGGAGCAGGTTCTGGGGTGGAGGCTGGGTCCAGCGCACAGCGACCCGGGTGCCAGAGCCCGCCCCCGAAGAGAAGCAGACTAGAGCCCAGACCGCAGGCCCCAGAGTTCTAGATCCCGCAGTCCCAATGGCGGTACCGCGGGCCCAAAACCACATAAGCACATGTTTTCGTTCCAGGCCATCCAAGGACTCTGCAGGAGGCCGGATATCCCCAGAGCAGCCGaggccctctcctacccctgaGCCGAGAGCCCCAACCAACTCTGAGTCGAAAGACCCGGTTGGCTCTGAGTCGAGAGCCCCGGTAGGCCCTGCTCCGAGCCCTCCGACTGGGGAGGAGCAACCGGCTGCAGGGGAGGTTGTCACGATAAGGGTGACGCCGGCGCGTTTGCCGtcggggtccccgagcgcctctgctgagagggttcgcaggggacccagccctcggccatcccctggccaggccccggaacccctccccgaggtcctgggaagcgcccgggaggtcatcgggcggctcAAGGCGGCCGTTGCGGCGGAGTGGGCCGAGCTCAAAAAAGAGCGTGCCGCCCTGGTCTACGAAAGGGGGCGGCTGGAGGAGGGCACGCATCCCTGCTGCGAATAACCCCCGCATGCCTGTCCGGTCAGAgtagatctgacacggtctgacgcggcagggcgataggcgatacgcctcgagcccatcgacgatatcttcaagccgtcttcctttatgaacctcgcagggtgacgtgcgatgggacccgtcgcattaattgtcCCCACACTTTCCTATCAAGCGGTGttagggactgacgtactcagtacgacaagcgtgggggagagtggttggatgtgaccggccacgctcccccttaaaggcagcatcgggcttcccaccgattgacacctcaccgtggagcccttgcggggtccaccggcaaggggcttctcaggtcctcggagaactctgggtactcggggaccaactgtccttggccccgagcaccccctcccggatcttgttcttctcgggtcctcggggaactctgggtactcggggaccaactgttctggaccccgagcaccccctcccaggcttggctcttctcggctcctcggggaactctgggtactcgaggaccaactgttctgggccccgagcaccccctcccggacttggctcttctcgggtcctcggggaactctgggtactcgggggccaactgttcttggccccgagcaccccctcccgggtctggcttttctcgggccctcggggggatggtccccgagggatagTGCCACATGGCACTGTGCTgtcttggcctcgggactcgggaacccccggttcctatATCACCGACAATATCCCTATTGGTTGTCATCGCCTACACCAGTCGAAGTGTTGACCGGCTCCGAGACCACCGAAGCGATTGTTTCGACCAAAGCCTCCACTGGGAGTAGTTGCTCTGGTAACGTTGCTGATGTATCAACATGCTTCggcttcttcttgggtggcatgttTTCGAATATTCAATTTCCACTAAcagcgccaactgttggaaaGTCAGTTTCCAACAAGGGGGAGGGCCTTCGGCCCTTTAGAGGGAGTCGAATGCTTTTCTATGTGACATGCGCTTATGGGAAATTATGCAATATCATTAATGTCAACTGCCATTTTGTGTATAATGATGGTCTATTTATAGCTCGTACTCAATTACACCCTATTACAATTTACATCATTGCTCCTCTAACTGCTATATTCCCGACATATTCGGGGGTAATTCGGTACATTCCTAAGTACATTGGCATTTTTACAATTCTGACCCCTTAGTGTCCTCGGATTCCGACGAACATCATCCCTTTTGTCTGGCCCCTAAAGGTCTACCGCAGATGGGATCTTTGGAGCACCTTCGGCTGGCTTTGGCATGGCTTCGCGAATGGGCCTTCGGTTGACCTCTGAAGTCCCTTCGCAGGCTTCGCCTGTGTTGACGACTTCGGTGCTCCTTTCGAAGGACTTCTTGAGGGCGACATGAGTAAGCGTTTGACCGTGGTCCGAAGGCCTGGGGCCACCTTCGTCATTTATCCGAAGGGCCCCTTCGGCTTTAAGCATTATTCTAAAATAACACAACTGTAATCATTAGTAATTCGCGTCTGCTAAAGATCTTCGACTCACCATCCAAATGAGACCCGTGAGGCCATTCCTCAACACGTAGCTTTCATGGGAGCGGGTTCGTTGCATCTATTCGTTTGCATTGTGGCCTTGTGGGCGTTAGCTATAGCATAACTAGTAGTAGTTGGAGATTTTGATGTGTTGGTGTTCCTTCGCTCTCAACTACAGCAGCAGGAACTCTGGCTGGACACCACTGACGCCTATGAGAAAACGCAAGCCTTTTTCCGTTCTTCGTATCAAGATGTGCTTCTGCTATTGGATAACCCTGCAAATTAAGATTCGGATCCTCGGCATTCACATCGACCCAAGACCAACCACAAGATGCAAAAGCAACAAATATTCCATAAAACTTTAGCATCAACGATCAAGATAATCAAAGGtgccaacaacaataacaagtgAAATGCGATGATGACGCAACCCAAATGTCCTGTTAGGACCAGACACCAAGAGGCACATTAATCTTGGCATCGACAAAGCAATGGACGCAAATTGGAAAAGCAATGCCTCAACAACCTGTTATCCTCAACATACCGGCAGGAACCACACGAAATGGTGATTTAGGAACACAGATTTTCCATTCAAAGCAAATGCATCGTTCCAGAGTAGCATGCCAATAGTACATATCCATAGATCAGGAATACTTGCAACTGGAAGATAATTGGACCGACCGATGATCACCAAGAATTCTAACACTGATAAAATCACCAAACTCGCACTTAGTCAAGCTGATGACAGCAGATAGGTGTCACTGGGAACAAGCCACGATGGAGAGAAGGTCAAGTGGATCTTTTGTAGGGGTCCTTGACATGGTGGCCAGCATTGTAGCGATGGAAGTCCCCGGTGTTGCCTCCTTTGTTGTTCCGGCCAGTTCCAAACACCTTCTGTTCAGCTTCCTTCACTTTGTTCTTATCACGGTACCCAGTTGTAGCTGAAGTATCCTCTGGCTTCTTTGCTCGAGATGGTGGCGCACCGTGTGGTCCGAGATAGATGTTCTCTGTATCCTTGGCGGGCTGTATCAAAAAACATCAATGTAAAGTTAGCGAAAATAAAGATAGATGCATGGACAATGATTAGATACCAAGCGAAACAACCAGATTTCTTGCTTTGCTGCTGCTATACAGTACAAGCTAGTGCGCTTGTTAAATGCAACTCTCCCCTATGCTAGGACAAATATGTTTCTTAAAACACAGTCACTGTATCATGTCACTTTACAGTGAATTAGCCCTCATTCAGGGCACAAGGAAGTTAAGAATAGCTGGTGTTTTGCTTTTGTAAAGGGACCCAAAAGAATAGCATGATTAGAAAGAGACCTTTGGAGGTGGTTGAGGATCAGAAGCCCGTGAAACTTCCCAGTCACCAAGATCAGATTCTTCAACACTCAAGCTTGGGATCACAAAGCCATCATTATCTGTGCATGTAACACATAGAATGTGAGAATATGTTTCCAAGAAAACAAACTGACATTTGgtccatagaaaaaaaaaatatcccaCTACTGTCTGATGTCATGTATATAAATCGGACAGAAATGTAGTTGGCCAGGATGAATAAAGCACAAacatacattaaaaaaaatactcataaGTGCAGATAAGTCCAAAGTGATGAACTTCAATGATCAAATCTACATAAAGAATGCACAAAAACTTAGTAATAAGGAACTTACATAATCAGCATAAGTATGCACAATATTTAACTCACAACAGATTTAGCAAGAAGAACAGAGAATATGGGAGCAACAAAAGCCCGTGGATAGGAGACGCAGAAATCAGAAAGTCAAGCATGCTGCCAGCACTTCCATCCTGTTgttgcatatttttttagagCCTTCTTCCATCCTGTTAATGCATATTTTTTAGAGCAACACTGTCCTCTAACAAAAGCCTTCTTATTTTATCATTATCATTCCCTACATACCTCTCTCTGAGGGCACAAACCCTGTTTCAGATCCAATTGCACAAACAAAGGACCCGTAAACTGGGACTTCTCTGGTCTATCATTCGACTTGCTGGACCAGCACATAGACGAGTATGTACTAACACCCAGTTCAGATAACATGTCATCTCTATCACTCATCAACAAAAGCCCATCACCCAAGCCCAAGAAATAAACCTAAACTGAGTTCACTGATCCACCAATACGAAAAAGAAAAGTACACACAGGATGCTATGCCAGTTCACCGTGGGAGATGCCACGTGCTCTCCACATGGCACACACACAACAAATCTACACCTCTACAGAATAAGCTTTCTACAACTGGGTCCACCAATACGAAAAAGAAAAGTACACACAGGATGCTATGCCAGTTCACCGTGGGAGATGCCACGTGCTCTCCACATGGCACACACACAACAAATCTACACCTCTACAGAATAAGCTTTCTACAACTGGGCTACATTAAAAAGCAATATCAAAGACAGGTAACCAGCGCACAATCTTGTAATAtatagtagtagtagtagtagtagtagtaggtATATGTAACCCCCAAAAATTTAGGTTTGAGGTGTGCAATTTAGCATGTTCAAAGTAGAGCTCACAGAATGGATCAAGTGAGACCACTTGAGACACATGAAACTTTCAGTATTTTACACATTATCATTGAAATGTAGCGTGTGCACCATTGGGCTCTTGCTCTGTGAGCTTTATTTGTGAAGATTACTAGCTTGGCTTGAATAGATACGCTACAGAAAAGATAATTTGTTGCTACAGGAACACCATCTGCTTGCTTCGGTCTATTTGACATAGCGCTATGTTGTAAACATATAGCTCCAAAAAGCAATTCCAAAGATAATTAATAACATGGGTGGAGTAGTTCATACATATGTAATGCAAATATCAAATCTTGTGTCATTCCATTTCTTTATCATAATTACATCATCCAATCTTACTCATGTCGCATACATCACAAATTAAAATTATTTAGTAGTGACTTGAGGAAGATTGACTTTACTCAGTTGCCAAAGTCAACAACAATATTTTAAGAATTCAAACGCAAGCGACATCTTGTGCTACGTGCATAATCCAGCAAAATTTAAGATGTAAAGAACATACAATAAAGCTAGATCTTCATTTATGTTGTTATCTCAAGGAGCCTAGGGGAACTGATAGTTGGCCCCTCATAACTATTGCCCCTTATGAAATAACGTAATGGCAATGACTGAACTATCCCTGGTGGTGGCAAACTTTCTCTAACCATTGTTTGCTAAGCATAACAAAAGCTCCAAACAAAATTATGTCTGTTCATAAATTTTGAGAACGAGCTTATTATGGTTTTCCCTACTTCCCCAGAAATGCTGTGATGGGCCATTGTTATTGCAGCCTCACAATTCAGATTCTTTCAGCCAAGCTTACCATCAGGAACGGAGCCCTTGGCCCCCCTTGCATTAGGTACAACTATTCCCCAACTAGCAACGCGCCAATAGAAAACTATCACCTATGATTACTTCAACGGACAACATAGATGCTAACATTAGTAACCAAATAGCATGGTCTCTTGCTGCAGTGTGCAGACGCTGTTACGTATGGTTCATTGATTTGGCTTAAGCCTACATATCACAAACGCAGTAGTAGAAACTAACAAGTGACAAGCATAACTCTTATTCACCCCCAAGAAACGTTCGCATATCAAGATTCGAAACCCTAGAGACATTCGAGCCGTTCCCTAGCAAAGAAACCTAACCGCAGGAGAAAAAAAACGTGGGACATCGAGGTCacgatggagggggaggagcttCCGAATGTTACCCCAGTCGTCGGCATCGTCGGCGCCGGATGCGGCGGGGCCGGTCAGGCGGTGCGGATCCATCGGACGCAAACGGACATCGAACTCCGGGCGCGGATGGGCGCGAGAGCCCGAGGTCCTCTTCTTGAAGGATTCGGGCGGCAGAGGGGAGGAGGCGCGGTTACGCGGCCTCGGGCCTTGGAATCCGGGGGCAGGAaggcggctgcggctgcggctgctgctgcggctgcaGGGGGAGATGCGGTGAGGGAGGGGAACAAAACAAAGCAAGGAAAGGGCTGGAATTTGGAATCTGTGGATGGTCTCCCTGTTTTACCTGTGGTTCCTCTTCACTCGGTTTTTACACTAGACTAACCAAGTGTGTGTCTtacaataaatatatttatatattaatgatAAATTAAGATATAAAGATGTAAATGTATCATAAAAATACCATCAGACAATATAGGAGTGATTTTATAGTTTGAGATAGGATTTGAAAAAGAATGAGGAAATTGTCCACTTATTTcgcttctaatttttttcatctattttattagtaaaatgggtTTATACCCTTAGCTGATAACGAGGACCCGGACGATAAAGATAAATAGTaaaagtagataaattatttaaattttagtgaTTTTTATTAAACAAGAAGAGAGTATAAGAAAAGATGACGAACCAATATTAAGCCCGTAGATCTGCCGTGATATTCGTTTTGTTAGATTGTGTTTAGGCCAGCTACCGTCTTCCATGATTCTAGTACTGTGTGCTCATCTGATGAGCCACATGTGATGATGAGGGGAAAGAAAAGGCTCCATAGCGGAAAGGGTCTAGACCTACCTACCGAGTATCGACAtcatttttgtgaaaatatgaacaaatcaaacaaaatttgaaattgttCGTTACCATTCAAATATTATTGTCATCCATGCATTACCCTCTTTATTACACCGCTACCTCTTTTGTACGAGTTTAATTTCATGTTGTGTTGTGTCAAACAGCTATGTGACGATGAGGCCAACCCACCAAATTTTCAGCCCACCACCTATGCATTAGAAGGCTACGAGGTAACATTACATCAGAATAAGTCATTAGTAATAGGTGAgaactatcattagtgacagatcatatgtatgtcactcttatcatgtcattaatgataaaatattagtgacgggttgcaCCGTAACTAAGATGCATCTCCTGTGGCCTAAACAGGCTTGTTGCTCACCACTAATGACAGAGTCTCAGTGACAGGTAGTTTTCATCCGTCACTGAGactagatcattagtgacgggtgcatTGACtgcctgtcactaatgactgagtcTCAATGACGGGTGAAAATCTATCCACGGacatagtcattagtgacaggtgtattTACCATTCATAACTAATGACCGAGTACTAATGATAGAGTGCGGTtgcaacccgtcactaataacatgTTTAGTGACACGTGATGTTTTCACCCGCCACTAATATTCTCATCCCCGTAGCGATTTACCTGTTTCATAGCTACATCTTGAAGCAAAGTTAGAATTTGGTATCAATCTTCtcctacaaacatatatatgcatCATATCGATCACATCGATATGAGGTAACATATCACATCAGTACATCCACCATATCGACATCAGTTAACACATCGAGATTAGGGATGGCATTCAGGTATGACTAGTACGGGTAGTGCTCACCCATACCCGTACCTGCCAAATTTTACCCACCCACGGGTATACCTACGAATGCTCATGGGTATAGAATAGCCCTTAAACCCATCACCCATGGGTACTCGTTACCCGTGGGTATACCCATTTACCCGCTTACCACAACATATATACCAAACACTGTCACAAGTTATATGCATCATTCATTCATTCTGTACGAGAATAGTATAATAATTGCAACAAGacatataaataattttaggaagatataaataaatgatttcAGCAAGATGTATTATTTTAGTATGATTTCAACAAGATGTATATTGAACTGTATTATGATCATCTACTCCCAAGCATAGCACAATTTTCACTTAAATGAATATTTGCACATACGAGCACTTCAAAGGCTCAAACGAACATGTAAACACTGAACAAGAACATCATCAGAGACCTATACAGGTATATGAATTTTGCAGGTATGGGTACGTCTTACCCATACCCGTACCCATCTACCCATAGGGTAGTATTTTCTGCCCATGAACATACTCGTGGGTATCAAATGCTACACATACCCTACTTTATTCGGGTATTTACTCGTGGGTAAACGGATAATCAAGAtaaattgccatccctaatcgAGAACACTCAAATGTACATAAGTCGCAAGTGTACATCGAGATAACTagaaattacataagtcgaaagtgcaaccacaaattacacaaaTCAGTATGCCGCTTGCCTACAATGAAACTCGCCTTTCGAAGAGACGACTTTTGTCATTATGAACGAGGCGATCCATCCTCGAATGTTGAAGAGTGCAAACTCCTCGATGTTGTCGTCCGGTATGTTCAGTTCCTGCTAAATGAAAATAGTAATGGAAAAAATATGCAATTAGCTTgagcaaaattattttattatcgGATATTAAATGAATGGAAGCAGTTATGAAAAGACtatatgcaattatcttacatctagTGATTTCATATCCTTTATTGCCATAGCTAACAGCATGTGATGAGCAATGTAGAAGCCGCAAGCATTgtccggtggttgttggtggcactgaaGAGAAAATAAACCTTcagttcaaaagaaaaagatgtggcagtaaagtatttgcaaatatatctACTGGCACGTACTATGAATGCGGTCTTATGTGTTAGTGCGCGGGGCTCATtcggatcgtactttggatcacaacGCATATACGTGTCAAAAACCCTACATGAAAAGAGGGATCCATTGGTCAACATTTGGataaagtttgaaaagttcaatatgtaacataagtcatgaagaacttactcattgaagatttgtttgacCAAAGTATAGTTATGTACTCCCTATTTGTCGTTACGTCCTACaactggtcttgatgaatcgaggtaccagaccaagttTCATTTAAGGACAATGAAAAGTACGATTCAATGGTCACCCGTGTTGTGGGCAGCAATCAGATAGCCCTTCTTTGAAAAGTGGCttatt
The nucleotide sequence above comes from Phragmites australis chromosome 4, lpPhrAust1.1, whole genome shotgun sequence. Encoded proteins:
- the LOC133915947 gene encoding uncharacterized protein LOC133915947, which produces MDPHRLTGPAASGADDADDWDNDGFVIPSLSVEESDLGDWEVSRASDPQPPPKPAKDTENIYLGPHGAPPSRAKKPEDTSATTGYRDKNKVKEAEQKVFGTGRNNKGGNTGDFHRYNAGHHVKDPYKRST